GGACGCTCATCCTTGATGAAGCCGACCGTCTGATGGAGATGGGATTTTTAAGTCAATTCAAATCCTTGCTCGAAGTCATTCCCACAAAGAGACAAAATCTCCTCTTTTCGGCCACTTTTCCCGAAAGGGTGAAGTATATGGCTGATGAGTTTTTGGAGTACCCTACACGAGTAGAAGGTTCCATGAAAGAGAAACCCGTGGAGAAGCTCGACCAGCGATGGATGCGGGTGGAGAACTTTCGTTCGAAGCTCAACCTGTTGCTACACCTTTTTGAAGAAGAAGAGTGGAATAGAGTGATTGTCTTCTGCCGTACCAAAGATTCAGCCACAAGGGTTTCTGCTTTTCTCTCGCGAAAGGAGATAGGAGATGTACGTGTGCTACACGCCAATAAAGCCCAAAATACCCGCATCAATGCGATGGAAGATTTCCGAAAAGGGGAAGTGCGTGTGCTCGTAACCACCGATGTAACTTCCCGCGGAATAGACGTGGCCAATGTGAGTCATGTGGTCAATTTTGAAGTTCCGAAAGTTCCCGAAGACTACCTCCACCGTGTCGGGAGAACCGCTCGGATCCATAAAGAAGGAATGGCGCTGACTCTGGCCAACAAAGCCGAAGAATTTTTGATCAAAAAAATTGAGACCTTTTTAGGAGAATTTATCCCACTGGAGCCTTGGCCCGAAGCAGTAGAAATAGGAGAAGAGCTACCTGGCGAATCCAGAGAACTGGCCCGCGAGCTCGATGCCTACAAGCAGAAAGCCGATCCGAATTTCAAAGGAGCTTTTCACAAAAGGCAGAAAGGAAAGAAGAAAAAGAAGGGGCGACGCTAGTTATCCCTCTCAAAGAAGATCTCCACCCTTCGATTTAATGACCGTCCTTCTTCCGTCAAGTTCGATGCATAAGGTTGGCTTTTCCCAAAGCCTTGTGTTTTGATTCGGTCCGGTTCCACACCGTTTATGACCAACCACTCCTTGGTAGACGCGGCTCGATTTTCACTCAGGGTTTGATTATACGCATCAGAAGCTACCGCATCGGTGTGTCCGTCTATACGCACGCGTATGTCTTGATTCTCGTCCAATACCTCGGCAACGTCATCAAGTACTTCGACATATTTCGCCGTAATATTGAACTTGTCGTACTCAAAATAAACGAATCGAATCACTGTATTTTTGTCCAGCATCTCTTCTCTCGTCAAAGACTCTATCGTTCTATCTTTCGATTCTTCTCCGTCGATTTCAATGATAAGCACTGGATCTCTTTTCGGCTTCGGAGTATTATCAACCACTTCCAGACTATCGGCCACCTCCTCTACGATTTCTTCAATTTCTTCAATGAGTGATTCAATTTTCACTTCAGTCACGTAGAGATTTGAAAGAGAGTCATTGCGATTGCTCGAAAAGTAGGCCGTACTGTCTGTCGCCATGAAGAAATACGCATCAAAAGCAGTTGAGTTGAAATCGGCCTTTCTGGGTAACGTCCAGTTCCCCCAATCTTGTGCTACGCGTTTGGAGTAGTAGATATCGTAATTATCGTCAGTTCCGCGCCCATTGGTAGAAAAGAACAACAGTTCGGTCACTGGATCAAAGAAGGGGCTGATTTCATTAAGCGTACTATTGATGGCGGCGCCCAAACTCGTCGGTGTTCCCCACGTCTCTCCGATTTTTTCACTTACGTAAAGGTCATTTCCCAAGCTATCCACATCGGAGGTGGGCAGTGTCCAAAGAATAAAAGACTCATCGGGAGCCACGTAAGCGCTATAGAATGTTCCGAGTATTTCCAATCCGGGAATCTCAATCGCCACGGGAGTAGACCAAGTTTTCTCGACCTCATCGTATTCGCTGGTCGACAAACCCGGAATGGATTCTTCTTCCGTAGTCATCTCATTTAAGAGATAGAGCTTCATTCCATCATTGGTAATACCTACAACGGCATTACTCCATTCATCGTTCAGCGATTTTACCGACTCGGCGTTGGTGTATTCACCATTTGTAAGACTAGACGTCCAGATATCCTGACCCGAGTATTTTCCGCCTGCGTTCTCGGGATGAAATGTCCGCGCAAAATAGAGGGTGCTCAGGTCGCTGCTCAAGATTGGCAGCCCTTCTTCAGCCGATGAGTTGATAGAGTTCGGCAGCTTCTGAGGAGTGCTGAAACTGATGGTATCCTGCTGGGCAAAAGCTTGGCTAAGCAGCATTACCCCTAAAGTGAAAAGCGATAATTTTCTAGCCATTACTTCTTGTTTTTTCGGTTAAACTGAAATCCGAGAACCACCTCATGGCTTCCGCTGCTAAGGTCGTTGATCTCGGAAGTAACGTAGTCATAGGCATAGGCCAATCTCATAAAGTCGGTGAGGTTGGCACCGAGAATGACAGATATGGCATCTTGATTTCGGTAAGAAACCCCAAGTCGGAATCGACGATCCCACTCAGCCATTAAATTGATATCAACCGATAAGGGAGCAGGTGGCCTGATTTTGAGCATAAAGCTGGGAGTCAAGTCAATCTTTTCACTTACGGAGATGCGGTAACCCGATGTTACGTAATGGTGCATATCTAGGCGGGCTTCACTAAGATTCAGCGGCGACTGTTCATTTCCCAGGTTGATTTCGTTTCGTCCGAGTTGGTAAACCGAATACCCCAAGAAAGCTCTGTCGCTGTAGAGGAAGACTCCCGCATTGATATCGAAGATGTTTGAATTTGATCCATTGGCAATGAAATCATTGTAGGTATTGTCAAAGTCATTTTCCAAAATGATATTGTTTCGGTCAAAGCTTAACCCATACCAGCCGAGGCTTAATCCCCCTGCAATCCAATAGTCATCTCCAATCGGATGGTGGTAAGAATAGCTTCCCATCACCGAGCTTCTTTGGAAAACTCCGTATTCATCACGAGCTATAAGTCCACCCACCACATGTTTACCATAGCGAACGGAAGGTTTGCTTTTCAGCAATCCGGGATGACT
This genomic window from Cryomorphaceae bacterium 1068 contains:
- a CDS encoding DEAD/DEAH box helicase, whose protein sequence is MQNGFKDLKVTRQFIDALEGMGITEPTEIQAKGIPPAISGQDVLGIAQTGSGKTLAFLLPLVMKIKQAGDGRPQALIMAPAKELAIQIFDVLTALTVNTNIRSICLYGGVGKTVQAKSLEDGCEIIVATPGRFLDLYSYGFVELKSVRTLILDEADRLMEMGFLSQFKSLLEVIPTKRQNLLFSATFPERVKYMADEFLEYPTRVEGSMKEKPVEKLDQRWMRVENFRSKLNLLLHLFEEEEWNRVIVFCRTKDSATRVSAFLSRKEIGDVRVLHANKAQNTRINAMEDFRKGEVRVLVTTDVTSRGIDVANVSHVVNFEVPKVPEDYLHRVGRTARIHKEGMALTLANKAEEFLIKKIETFLGEFIPLEPWPEAVEIGEELPGESRELARELDAYKQKADPNFKGAFHKRQKGKKKKKGRR
- a CDS encoding OmpA family protein, yielding MARKLSLFTLGVMLLSQAFAQQDTISFSTPQKLPNSINSSAEEGLPILSSDLSTLYFARTFHPENAGGKYSGQDIWTSSLTNGEYTNAESVKSLNDEWSNAVVGITNDGMKLYLLNEMTTEEESIPGLSTSEYDEVEKTWSTPVAIEIPGLEILGTFYSAYVAPDESFILWTLPTSDVDSLGNDLYVSEKIGETWGTPTSLGAAINSTLNEISPFFDPVTELLFFSTNGRGTDDNYDIYYSKRVAQDWGNWTLPRKADFNSTAFDAYFFMATDSTAYFSSNRNDSLSNLYVTEVKIESLIEEIEEIVEEVADSLEVVDNTPKPKRDPVLIIEIDGEESKDRTIESLTREEMLDKNTVIRFVYFEYDKFNITAKYVEVLDDVAEVLDENQDIRVRIDGHTDAVASDAYNQTLSENRAASTKEWLVINGVEPDRIKTQGFGKSQPYASNLTEEGRSLNRRVEIFFERDN
- a CDS encoding type IX secretion system membrane protein PorP/SprF, encoding MRTRIALFVLLSFFAFSMANAQQLPQFSQYMNNPYVLNPAASSLTHDIDIALGFRQQWAGFDGAPQTYYVGGTINLGKQPAAPGKLYSIPISHPGLLKSKPSVRYGKHVVGGLIARDEYGVFQRSSVMGSYSYHHPIGDDYWIAGGLSLGWYGLSFDRNNIILENDFDNTYNDFIANGSNSNIFDINAGVFLYSDRAFLGYSVYQLGRNEINLGNEQSPLNLSEARLDMHHYVTSGYRISVSEKIDLTPSFMLKIRPPAPLSVDINLMAEWDRRFRLGVSYRNQDAISVILGANLTDFMRLAYAYDYVTSEINDLSSGSHEVVLGFQFNRKNKK